A segment of the Pseudomonas versuta genome:
ATGATTTGCCAGTCGGCCACTTGCTGTTTCGCTCCCTGCACCAGGCTAGTGGCCGATTGCATGGCCAGAACCTCGCCCTGGGCCTTGAGCTGTTCATCGGCACTGATAAACAGGCCCTTGCCACCCCGAATCGCCCCCCGGCCATCGGTGCGCAGTTCAAAACCTTCGCCGCGCTGTTTGCGCTGGGCATCGACGATGTGCCCCAGGTTCAACTGGCTCTTGCCGCTGTGCTCGGTGCTGAGTTTTACGTGCTCCTGGCCGCGGGTGTCGTCCATGCGCAATTTGTTGTTGGTCGGGGTGCGCAGCACGTTGCGCTTGTAGTTGCGCAAGTTCACAGGGTCCGGGCGCTCGTTGTCGTGCAAAGCGTGGGCGATGTACGGGCGGTCGGGGTCGCCCTGTTCGAAGGCCACCGCCACTTCGGTGCCGGGGATCAGGGGCAGGTGCAGGCCGTGGGTGCCACCGGCGTAGGGTCGGGCCAGGCGCAGCCACAGGCTTTCTACACCGGGCTGCCAGCTGTCGCGGTCGAACAGGAAGTTGACCTTGTAGCGACCTTCGAGGTCGATGTGGGCGTAGGGGTCGTGTTGCTGCGGGCTGGTGACCCGCGCCGCAACGGTACCGGCGATCTGGGGTTTGGCCTCAAGGGGCGGGCGAAAGCACACCGTTTGCGAGTACGGCATGGCTTCAAAGTTGACTTCGAAGCTGCGGTCGCGGGCGGCCCGGGTGGTGACTCGGGTGATGACTATGCGCGGCAGGAAGGCCTGGGGCGGGCCGCCGTTGACGGTCAGTACCTGGCCGGGGGCCAGGGTCGCGCTGCTGCTGACCCCGCTGAGGCCGGTGCGGCTGTTGAGGTAGCGTTCGTGGCGAATGCGCGCGTAGAAGTAGCCGCTTTCGGTTGGCAGGTCGTCGTCATAGGCGTAGCGGTCGCCCATTTCGGTGTAGGGCTCGGCGTAATGGTAGGCCTCGCCGTAGGTGCCGCTGGCGCCACGGGTCTGGTCGAGTTCGCCGTCGAGATGGGCGTGGACGTTGCGCGGGTCATAGGCGCGGATGTTGACGTGGCGTTCCACCACCTGGTGGCTCGATTGCAGGGCCCAGACGCTGTCGTGGCCGCTGCTGCTCATGCCCGAGGGCGGCAGGTAGTCGACCTCGACGCCGAACTGGTAGAAGCGCTGGTGATCGTGAAATTCCACTACGTCGATGTTCAGGCGCTCATCGCGGGTGAAGCGGTACCAGATGCCGACCTCGGCCAGCAGCCGCGTGATGAAGGCCAGGTCGCTTTCGCCGTACTGCATCACTTGCAGGCGCTTGGGGTATTCCCATAGCAGGTTGAAGAAAAAATCCTGGCCGCGAAAGTCGTGACGGCTGCGCAGGATGCTTTCGACAATTTCCGGCACCGTCTGGTGCTGGTAGATCCGGAACTGCCGGCCGCGACCCAGCAGCGCCAGGCGGGGTTCGAGGGTGATTTCGTAGCGGCCTTCGTCGCGTGAACCGGACAGGCGCCTGAAGCTGCTGATCACCCCGTTCAATGCCCGCAAGGGCTTGATCTCGGGCCGGACAAAACCCCGATAAGGCAGCGGTTTAAGGGGGGCGTAGAGGCTGAAACTGGCGTCTTTGCCGAGCATGGACTCGGCCGCGATATCAGTGTCGGTGCAAGTGAATTCAATCCGGTAGTTGAACACCTGGCTCAGGCCTTCGCGGCCCTCGAAGGCGAGGACGTCGAGCTGCGAAGTCACATTGCGTACCCACAGTTTATGGCGGCTGTGGTCAAAAAAAGTGCGCAGTTGAGTGGACATGTTCAGGCCTCCTTGGCGCCGGGTAACTGCGCATCTGCAGCGTCAATGAACTGCAGGACAATGCCGTCTTCAGCGTTGTAGCCAAGGTGCACGCCAAGGGTTTTCTGGCGGCCAGCCTGACGTTGCAACAACTGCTGGCTGAGCACCGGCAGGATCTGCTGGTTGAGCAGGCTGTCGATGTTGCGCGCCCCGGTGTCCGGCAGCAGGCAGGCCTGCACCAGCGCCTGGTTGAGGGCGGGGTCGATGCGGCACTCCAGGGCGTAGTGACGCTGCAGGCGCCGGGCAACCTGGCCCAGCTTGATCGCCACGATGCGCTCCAGTGCGTCGGCTTGCAGGGGGCGGTAGATCAGGGTCTGGAACCGCGCCAACAGGGCCGGCTGGAAGTGCTCGCACAGGATCGGGCGCAGCAACTGATGCAGGGTGCTGTCCGGCGCTTCAGGGGACTGTTGCAGGCAGGCGTGCAGTTGATCGCTGCCCAGGTTTGACGTCATGAGAATCACGGTGTTGCGAAAGTCGATTTCGCGCCCTTCGCCATCGCGCATGCAGCCGCGGTCGAACACCTGATAGAACAGGTTGAGGACATCGCGGTGGGCCTTCTCCACTTCATCCAGCAGTACCACGCTGTAGGGCCGCTGGCGTACAGCTTCGGTGAGCACGCCGCCCTGGCCGTAGCCGACGTAGCCGGGAGGCGAGCCCTTGAGCTGGCTGACGGTGTGGGCTTCCTGATATTCCGAGAGGTTGAGGGTGATCAGCGATTTTTCGCCACCGAACAGCCGGTTGGCCAGGGCCAGGGCGGTTTCGGTCTTGCCGACGCCACTGGTGCCCACCAGCAGGAACACGCCCAATGGCGCTTTCTCGTCGGTCAGACCGGTTTTGGCCGCACGCAGACGCCGGGCCAGGGCGCCAAGGGCGTGATCCTGGCCGATCACCTGCTCACCCAGTTGTTGTTCCAGCTGCAGCAGGCTGGCTTGTTCGTCCTTAAGCAAACTGCCCAGGGGTACGCCGGTCCAGTCGGCAATCACTTCGGCCACGCTGCGCACGTTAACGTCCAGCGACAGCAAGGGCTGGTTGCCCTGGGCTGCGCTCAGCCGTTGTTGCAACTGCAGGCAGGCGTCCATGCGCGGCGGTTGGGCCTGACGGGCATCGAGCAGTTGTCGGGTAAGGTCGAGTTCGTGGCGGTATTGCTCTTGCAGTTCGGCTTGCTGGCGCTGCAGGTCGGCGTGTTGCGCAGCGATGCTGGCCAGGCGCTCGGCGGCGGGGCTGCCAGTCAGTTGGCGGTCTTGTTCAAGGGCCAGGCGCTCCAGCTCCAGGGCGCTGTGCCGGGCCTTGAGACGAACCAGTGCCTGGGGCTCGCAGTCCAGGCTCATGCGCACCCGGGCACTGGCGGTGTCGAGCAGGTCGACGGCTTTGTCCGGCAACTGGCGGCCGGTGAGGTAACGCCGCGAGAGGTTGACCGCCGCCTGTACCGCGGCGTCCTGGATATGCACGCCGTGATGGCTGGCATAGCGGGCCTTGAGGCCGCGCAGCATCAAGCAGGCGCTGGCGTCGTCGGGCTCGTCGACCTTGACCGTCTGGAAGCGTCGTTCAAGGGCCGCATCGCGCTCGAAATATTGCTTGTATTCGCTCCAGGTGGTCGCGGCGATAGTGCGCAATTCGCCACGCGCCAGGGCCGGCTTGAGCAGGTTGGCGGCGTCAGCACCGCCGGCCTGGTTGCCGGCACCGATCAGGGTGTGCGCTTCATCAATAAACAGCAGCACCGGGTGCGGCGCTTGTTGCACCGCGTCAATCACGTTTTTCAGGCGTTGTTCGAACTCGCCCTTGACCCCGGCGCCAGCTTGCAACAAACCCAAATCCAGGCTGCGTACGCTGACCGGCTTGAGGCTGTCAGGGACATTGCCCTCGCTGATGCGCAATGCCAGGCCTTCGACCAGCGCCGTCTTGCCAACCCCGGGTTCGCCCACCAGCAACGGGTTGTTCTTGCGCCGACGGCTGAGGATATCGATGACCTGACGGATCTCGTCGTCACGCCCGAACACCGGGTCGATCTGCCCTGCCCTGGCTTTGGCCGTGAAGTCCTGGGTGAATTTGTCCAGTACCGCCAGCTGCGCTTGCGCCTGATCGCCGGTGGACACCACCGGGATCTCGATGAACTGCGCGGCGGCCTGTGGCTGGAGCTGCGGGCGCTCTTCGGAGTGCAGGTCAAGCAGTGCGGACAAGTGCTGCAACTGGCTGGCGCTGATGCTGAGCAACGGCCAGGCCGCCTCACATGCGAGCAACCCGGGCGTTTCCAGCAGCGCACCGAGCAGGTGGGCCGAACGCAGGGTCTCGCAGTGGCCGTCCAGCGAAGCCAGCAGCCAGCCGTTGCAGATCAGCTGTTGCAGCCTGGCGCACAGCTGCGGCTTGCCTTGCACGC
Coding sequences within it:
- a CDS encoding type VI secretion system Vgr family protein, whose translation is MSTQLRTFFDHSRHKLWVRNVTSQLDVLAFEGREGLSQVFNYRIEFTCTDTDIAAESMLGKDASFSLYAPLKPLPYRGFVRPEIKPLRALNGVISSFRRLSGSRDEGRYEITLEPRLALLGRGRQFRIYQHQTVPEIVESILRSRHDFRGQDFFFNLLWEYPKRLQVMQYGESDLAFITRLLAEVGIWYRFTRDERLNIDVVEFHDHQRFYQFGVEVDYLPPSGMSSSGHDSVWALQSSHQVVERHVNIRAYDPRNVHAHLDGELDQTRGASGTYGEAYHYAEPYTEMGDRYAYDDDLPTESGYFYARIRHERYLNSRTGLSGVSSSATLAPGQVLTVNGGPPQAFLPRIVITRVTTRAARDRSFEVNFEAMPYSQTVCFRPPLEAKPQIAGTVAARVTSPQQHDPYAHIDLEGRYKVNFLFDRDSWQPGVESLWLRLARPYAGGTHGLHLPLIPGTEVAVAFEQGDPDRPYIAHALHDNERPDPVNLRNYKRNVLRTPTNNKLRMDDTRGQEHVKLSTEHSGKSQLNLGHIVDAQRKQRGEGFELRTDGRGAIRGGKGLFISADEQLKAQGEVLAMQSATSLVQGAKQQVADWQIIARAHHSRPPAIDGLQQFQDSAKELDAPAILLSAPKGIGAVTPASLLLKSGEALYVQSNDEINLAAAQRLSLHANQAISLLAQQEGMRLVSGKGPLAIESHGDVMNLIAQQDITLQSVLGHLQVTAKNGITLGCGGAYIRITPQGEIQIHGPGLISVKGQHRLNPASSADFPLPELPDSVCKECLKKATAAAQGFVAREAQA
- the tssH gene encoding type VI secretion system ATPase TssH; the protein is MAHNATRLLRRLNPYCAQALSAAASLCQSRGHGLISIEHWLLKLLEQGEGDLTLIARRYEWDMDAIWRGLLDHLDSLPRSVQGKPQLCARLQQLICNGWLLASLDGHCETLRSAHLLGALLETPGLLACEAAWPLLSISASQLQHLSALLDLHSEERPQLQPQAAAQFIEIPVVSTGDQAQAQLAVLDKFTQDFTAKARAGQIDPVFGRDDEIRQVIDILSRRRKNNPLLVGEPGVGKTALVEGLALRISEGNVPDSLKPVSVRSLDLGLLQAGAGVKGEFEQRLKNVIDAVQQAPHPVLLFIDEAHTLIGAGNQAGGADAANLLKPALARGELRTIAATTWSEYKQYFERDAALERRFQTVKVDEPDDASACLMLRGLKARYASHHGVHIQDAAVQAAVNLSRRYLTGRQLPDKAVDLLDTASARVRMSLDCEPQALVRLKARHSALELERLALEQDRQLTGSPAAERLASIAAQHADLQRQQAELQEQYRHELDLTRQLLDARQAQPPRMDACLQLQQRLSAAQGNQPLLSLDVNVRSVAEVIADWTGVPLGSLLKDEQASLLQLEQQLGEQVIGQDHALGALARRLRAAKTGLTDEKAPLGVFLLVGTSGVGKTETALALANRLFGGEKSLITLNLSEYQEAHTVSQLKGSPPGYVGYGQGGVLTEAVRQRPYSVVLLDEVEKAHRDVLNLFYQVFDRGCMRDGEGREIDFRNTVILMTSNLGSDQLHACLQQSPEAPDSTLHQLLRPILCEHFQPALLARFQTLIYRPLQADALERIVAIKLGQVARRLQRHYALECRIDPALNQALVQACLLPDTGARNIDSLLNQQILPVLSQQLLQRQAGRQKTLGVHLGYNAEDGIVLQFIDAADAQLPGAKEA